ACAACGGCTCAGCGATCTGCTTCACACCGGCGGCATCAGGTTCATACACCTTCGTGTTGAAGGCGACGGATGCTTGCGGATTGACGGACTTCGATACTTCAGTAGTGAATGTCACTCTTAATCAGGCACCGATTGCTAATGCCGGCATCGATTCGACGTTGTTCCAGTGTACTGCTGCTCCGATTTGCGTGACTGCATCCTGCAGTGATCCGAACGGTAACCTGTCGACCTGCCAGTTGGTCTCCGGTCCGGGCACCTACAACGGCTCAGCGATCTGCTTCACACCGGCGGCATCAGGTTCTTACACCTTCGTGTTGAAGGCGACGGACGCTTGCGGATTGACGGATTTCGATACGTCTGTAGTCAATGTGACTTTGAACCAAGCACCGGTTGCGAATGCGGGTAACGATTCGACACTCGCACAGTGCACTCCGGCACCGATTTGCGTGACTGCTTCCTGCAGTGATCCGAACGGTAACTTGTCGACCTGTCAGTTGGTCTCTGGTCCGGGCACTTACAACGGCTCAGCGATATGCTTCACACCGGCGGCATCAGGTTCATACACCTTCGTGTTGAAGGCGACGGATGCTTGCGGATTGACCGACTTCGATACTTCAGTAGTGAATGTCACACTCAATCAGGCGCCCGTTGCAAACGCTGGAAGTGATTCGACACTGTTCCAGTGCACGGCGGCTCCGATTTGCGTGACTGCGTCCTGCAGTGATCCGAACGGTAACCTGTCGACTTGTCAGCTTGTCTCTGGTCCGGGTACTTATAATGGCTCAGCGATCTGTTTCACGCCTGCGGCATCAGGTTCATACACCTTCGTGTTGAAGGCGACGGATGCTTGCGGGTTGACGGACTTTGATACTTCAGTAGTCAACGTGACTCTCAACCAGGCACCGGTTGCGAACGCCGGCAACGATTCGACGTTGTTCCAGTGTACACCCGCACCGATTTGCGTGACTGCATCCTGCAGTGATCCGAACGGTAATCTTTCGACCTGTCAGCTTGTCTCCGGTCCGGGCACCTACAACGGCTCAGCGATTTGCTTCACACCTGCGGCATCAGGAAGCTACACCTTCGTGTTGAAGGCGACGGATGCTTGCGGTCTTACGGACTTTGACACATCGGTAGTCAATGTCACACTCAATCAAGCACCGGTTGCGAATGCCGGCAACGATTCGACATTATTCCAGTGTACACCGGCTCCGATCTGTGTGACTGCATCCTGCAGTGACCCGAACGGCAACCTTTCGACCTGTCAGTTAGTCTCTGGTCCGGGTACCTACAACGGCTCAGCGATCTGCTTCACTCCGGCAGGTGCTGGTGTCTTCACCTTCGTTCTGAAAGCGACCGACGCTTGCGGAGCAACAGATTTTGACACTTCAGTAGTGACGGTATCACTTAACCAGCCGCCGGTAGCGAGCATGGGCAATGACTCAACGCTCTTCCAGTGCGGTGCAGCTCCGATTTGTATTCCGGCTTCGTGCTCCGATCCGAACGGTAACTTGTCGACCTGTCAGCTTGTCTCAGGTCCCGGTTCCTACAACGGCTCTGATGTCTGCTTCACTCCGGCTGGCGCTGGTGTCTTCACCTTCGTTCTGAAAGCGACCGACGCTTGCGGAGCGACGGACTTTGATACGGCAGTCGTGACGGTAGCACTCAATCTTCCGCCGGTAGCCAATGCAGGACGCGATTCGACGCTGTTCCAGTGTGCTCCGGCGCAGATCTGCATCACGGCAGGCTGCAGTGATCCCGATGCCAATCTTACCAATTGCGAATTGACTTCCGGTCCGGGAACGCTTAACGGCGGCGGCATCTGCTTCACGCCGGCAGCTTCCGGAATCTATACCTTTATAGTGAAAGCGACTGATGCTTGCGGTTTGACCGACTTCGATACCTCGGTAGTCAACGTCACGCTGAATCAAGCTCCGGTTGCGACGGTCGGAAACGACTCGACCTTGTTCCAGTGCACACCGGCTCCGATCTGTATCGCTGCCGCTTGCAGCGATCCGAACGGCAACTTGTCAACTTGTCAGTTAGTCTCAGGTCCGGGCACCTACAATGGCTCGACGATCTGCTTCACGCCGGCATCTTCGGGAAGCTATACCTTGGTTCTCAAAGCCACGGATGCTTGCGGATTGACGGACTTCGATACGTCAGTCGTCAATGTCACACTTAACGTGGCACCGATTGCCAATGCTGGACGCGACTCGACGTTGTTCCAGTGTACACCGGCACCGATTTGCATTGCGGCTTCGTGCAGTGATGCCAATGCAAACTTGTCGACCTGCAACTTGATCTCCGGACCGGGCACCTACAACGGTTCGCAGATTTGCTTCACACCGGCGGGTGCAGGCACTTTCACTTTCGTACTGCAAGCAACCGATGCTTGTGGAGCGACTGATCTTGATACTTCGGTGGTGACGGTGACAACAAACGTTGCGCCGATTGCAAACTGCCACGGCGATACAACAATTTTTGCGTGCAGCCTTGCGCAGATCTGCATTCCGGGATTCAGCGTAAGTGACGCCAATAACAACATCACAACGACGGTTGTCACGGGCGGCACACTCAATGCCGGATCAGTCTGCTTGACTCCAGTTGTTGGAGCGAACAATATCAGACTAATCGTTACGGACGCCTGCGGACTGGCGGATACTTGCCAGACAATCGTGACCGTAGTTCTCAATGCCGCGCCGGTAGCAAATGCCGGAGCTGATCAAAATCTGCTGTGCCAGACACCTGGGCAGTCGATCTGCTGGGCGGCAAGCTGTACCGATCCGAATAGCAACCTGACAGATTGCTCGCTGGTCTCGGGTCCGGGTACTTACAACGGCACACAGATTTGCTTCACACCAGCGTCGAGCGGCACCTTCTCATTCGTGCTTAAAGCAACCGATGCCTGCGGAGCTACTGATTTTGATACCGCGGTAGTCACCGTCAGATTGAACAACGCCCCGACGGCTTCGGTAGATCAGGGTGACACCACGATCTTCTGCAGCGAAACTGGCCCGATGCAGATTTGCGTGCCTTTCAGCTATGCTGACATGAACGGTAATGTGCAGAGTGTCAGTGTCAATCCGGCGCCGACGACGTTGAACTTCGCCAACGGCTCCGGGCTGTTCTGCTTCACACCCGCGAACGCATTTGATGATATCTATAGCTACACGGTTACAGTGACCGACAGTTGCGGATTGATTGCTCAATCGACGCACACCCGCTGGGTACGCTTCATCGATTGTGATACGGCGACGTGCTTTATTGTCAAGACCGAGAAGACGCACAATACCCTTCAGGGTCACTATGAATTCGTTTCAGTCACCATCGAAGGCGCCGGTCAGGAATTTGGCGGCTTTGATTTCTTGATGAGTTACGACAACTCTGCATTGAACTTCGTCGAAGCGAAGCCCGGTGACATGCTGACAACTTGCGGTTGGGAGTATTTCACCTATCGCTACGGCGCACAGGGTAATTGCAACGGTTCGTGCCCGTCAGGATTGGTCAGAATCGTTTCGGTTGCCGACGCCAATAACGGCGCCAACCATCCGAGCTGCTTTGGTCCGGCGTTGCCGTCACCGCAAGAGTTGTTTGTATTGAAGTTCCTCGTCACCAATGACAGAACGTTCGAATGTCAGTACGTACCGGTCAGCTTCTTCTGGCTCGATTGCGGCGACAACGCGATTTCGACTGTCACCGGCGACACGCTGTATCTCGAAAAGCGCATCTTCTCATTCGAAGGCAACGCAGTTTGGGATGAGTTTGATGACGCGCTCTTCCCCGAGCACTCACGTCCGTTTGGTGTCGGAGCGTTGGACTTCTGTATGCTTGGCGACAAGTATGAGCCGATTCGCTGTATCGAATTCTGGATAGGCGGTATTGACATCGTCTGCGCCGATTCAATTGACGCGCCCGGCGACTTGAACCTTAACGGTATCGGATACGAAATCGCCGACGCCGTTATGTACACGAACTACTTCCTGTACGGTCTCGCGGCTCTTGATCCGGATCCGATGCGTCGCGAAGCACAGATTGCGGCATCGGATGTCAACCGCGACGGCAGCAGCCTTTCGGTCGGCGATCTGGTTTACCTGATCCGAGTAGTTGTCGGCGACGCCCTTCCATTCAATAAACTGACGCCGTTTGCCAATAGCGTCATCGTGAAGCAGGAAGGCAGTGTCGTTTCGAGTGATGCCAATGTCGAAATCGGCGCCGCGCTGTTGGTATTCAATGTCGGCGAGAGCTATTCAATTAGCAGCCTCACCGATATGACAGTGTCCACGAACGAAATGAACGGACAGGTTCGGGTGCTGATCTACGACATCTCGTCCAATTCAATCGCAGCCGGTTCTACGGCGCTGCTCGAAGTGACCGGAGATGCCGAACTGGTAAGCGCTGATGTTGCCGATTACAATGGCAGCATGATGACAGCACGCCTTGAGAAGAACGTTCTGCCGACAAGCTTCGCTCTTGGCCAGAACTATCCGAATCCGTTCAATCCTGAGACGGTGATTGAATTCGCCCTGCCGAAATCGGCGAATGTGATGATTACCGTTTACAACACTACCGGCCAAAAAGTCGCGACGGTGTTGAACAATGTCATGAGCGCAGGCCGCCATCAAGTGAGATGGGACGGCAAGGACAGCGGCGGCAACACGGTGTCCTCAGGCGTTTATCTTTACAAGTTCGAGTCCGAGGGATTCAGCGAGACCAGAAAGATGTTGCTGGTCAAGTAGTATTCCGGTTGCTGGGTCTGTGCGCGAATGACCAAGCGCGCAGATCAGGAATGAAAAAGCCCCGATTGTGAGATCGGGGCTTTTTTTGTTGGCCGTTGTCCTAGCTATCGTTAGATCCTAGGCATTGAATCGTTCGCTTTATTACTCGTATGACGGTTACTTCACCGGCACGAGCCAGTCAGCATACTTCTTGATTTTCTGATGAGTCACTTC
This is a stretch of genomic DNA from bacterium. It encodes these proteins:
- a CDS encoding T9SS type A sorting domain-containing protein, which translates into the protein MSKQLTKLMMLVIIGMCCLTITPSVFAAGGNPDLPDSVMALMNKTALTGEPSLQYIFDSLGYDINVATDETGMETFCTTPGQNLATIVIEVAGSAATARSGWYVANDTTPLYQLFSGGDDPGDSVTFSVSGGDSIGFWMKPRIAPDTNRTWYTQNYLNYDGFNHAKVFRTGVPHEFIVAFEDLPNGGDTDWNDLVFKVRFSNQAPVITLPADINVLQCSLAQICFAVNASDPDCQGDTITVTKQSGPGTFTQIKQKGPVSTNFCWTPAAAGTYQFVFKVKDELNATDFDTINVTVTLNTAPVANAGRDSTLFQCTPAPICITASCTDANSNLSTCQLVSGPGTYNGSTICFTPASSGTYTLVLKATDACGLIDYDTSVVNVTLNQAPIANAGNDSTLSQCTPAPICVTASCSDPNGNLSTCQLVSGPGTYNGSAICFTPAASGSYTFVLKATDACGLTDFDTSVVNVTLNQAPIANAGNDSTLAQCTPAPICVTASCSDPSGNLSTCQLVSGPGTYNGSAICFTPAASGSYTFVLKATDACGLTDFDTSVVNVTLNQAPIANAGNDSTLFQCTAAPICVTASCSDPNGNLSTCQLVSGPGTYNGSAICFTPAASGSYTFVLKATDACGLTDFDTSVVNVTLNQAPIANAGIDSTLFQCTAAPICVTASCSDPNGNLSTCQLVSGPGTYNGSAICFTPAASGSYTFVLKATDACGLTDFDTSVVNVTLNQAPVANAGNDSTLAQCTPAPICVTASCSDPNGNLSTCQLVSGPGTYNGSAICFTPAASGSYTFVLKATDACGLTDFDTSVVNVTLNQAPVANAGSDSTLFQCTAAPICVTASCSDPNGNLSTCQLVSGPGTYNGSAICFTPAASGSYTFVLKATDACGLTDFDTSVVNVTLNQAPVANAGNDSTLFQCTPAPICVTASCSDPNGNLSTCQLVSGPGTYNGSAICFTPAASGSYTFVLKATDACGLTDFDTSVVNVTLNQAPVANAGNDSTLFQCTPAPICVTASCSDPNGNLSTCQLVSGPGTYNGSAICFTPAGAGVFTFVLKATDACGATDFDTSVVTVSLNQPPVASMGNDSTLFQCGAAPICIPASCSDPNGNLSTCQLVSGPGSYNGSDVCFTPAGAGVFTFVLKATDACGATDFDTAVVTVALNLPPVANAGRDSTLFQCAPAQICITAGCSDPDANLTNCELTSGPGTLNGGGICFTPAASGIYTFIVKATDACGLTDFDTSVVNVTLNQAPVATVGNDSTLFQCTPAPICIAAACSDPNGNLSTCQLVSGPGTYNGSTICFTPASSGSYTLVLKATDACGLTDFDTSVVNVTLNVAPIANAGRDSTLFQCTPAPICIAASCSDANANLSTCNLISGPGTYNGSQICFTPAGAGTFTFVLQATDACGATDLDTSVVTVTTNVAPIANCHGDTTIFACSLAQICIPGFSVSDANNNITTTVVTGGTLNAGSVCLTPVVGANNIRLIVTDACGLADTCQTIVTVVLNAAPVANAGADQNLLCQTPGQSICWAASCTDPNSNLTDCSLVSGPGTYNGTQICFTPASSGTFSFVLKATDACGATDFDTAVVTVRLNNAPTASVDQGDTTIFCSETGPMQICVPFSYADMNGNVQSVSVNPAPTTLNFANGSGLFCFTPANAFDDIYSYTVTVTDSCGLIAQSTHTRWVRFIDCDTATCFIVKTEKTHNTLQGHYEFVSVTIEGAGQEFGGFDFLMSYDNSALNFVEAKPGDMLTTCGWEYFTYRYGAQGNCNGSCPSGLVRIVSVADANNGANHPSCFGPALPSPQELFVLKFLVTNDRTFECQYVPVSFFWLDCGDNAISTVTGDTLYLEKRIFSFEGNAVWDEFDDALFPEHSRPFGVGALDFCMLGDKYEPIRCIEFWIGGIDIVCADSIDAPGDLNLNGIGYEIADAVMYTNYFLYGLAALDPDPMRREAQIAASDVNRDGSSLSVGDLVYLIRVVVGDALPFNKLTPFANSVIVKQEGSVVSSDANVEIGAALLVFNVGESYSISSLTDMTVSTNEMNGQVRVLIYDISSNSIAAGSTALLEVTGDAELVSADVADYNGSMMTARLEKNVLPTSFALGQNYPNPFNPETVIEFALPKSANVMITVYNTTGQKVATVLNNVMSAGRHQVRWDGKDSGGNTVSSGVYLYKFESEGFSETRKMLLVK